Below is a genomic region from Orenia metallireducens.
TACACCCAAAATAGGTTGCACAAAAACAAAAGGGATAAACATAATTGGATTTAATACCAAAGGAGAACCAAAGATAACTGGCTCATTGATATTAAATAGACTTGGTAGTAGACTCAATTTACCAATACTTTTAAGTTGCTTAGAACGACTCTTTAGATATAAGAATACCAATGCTAATGTAGCACCTGAACCACCAATTACTACAAAGTAAGACCAAAATGGTGTTGTATAAACATACTTCATTGACTCTCCTGCTACACGAAGTTCTGCGTTTCTCATCCAATTTTGATCTAAAAATGCTTGTTGAATAGCCCCAACAGTTGACGCTCCATGGATACCAGTAAACCATAATAATTGGCATAATAAAGCAAAGAAGAATACTCCAAAGGGGCTATCTACTGCATTTACTGCTGGTGCCATCATTGCCATAATAGCCTGTGGTAATAACATACCTGTTGTACTTTGAATAATTAGACTAATAAAATAGAAGATTGTCATCAGGATAAAGGCTGGTATTAAAGTAGCAAAAGAACTAGCTACTGCTGGCGGAACACCATCTGGCATTTTAATTGTAATTTCTCTCTCTTCTAAAAACTTTAATAATTCAACACTTAAAATTCCAATAATTATTGCTGTAAATAAGCCTTTAGCATCAAGATAAGCCATTGAGAGTGTACCATCTGTAGCTGGTGCAGAGACTAATAAATAACTCATAAGCCCCATTCCAATACTCGATAATGGATTTAACTTATAAGTTTTAGCTAAACTATAACTGATACCAATTACTGCAAAGATACCTAATAAAGCCATTGTCATTTGAAAGGGCATCATAATAGCATCACCATTGGCATCAGCCCAACTCTTCCATACTAATAATAATCTTATAAGAAAATTAGGATTAGAACCTACTCTACTAGGGTCTACTGGTGGAAATCTTAAAATCAATGCCGCACTTCCCACAATTGTAAAAGGAATCGTACTAATTAAACCATCTCTAACTGCTCTTAAGTGTCTTTGATTTGATATTTGACCCATGACTGGCATAAATTTATTCTCTAAAAAATCAAAAAATTTATTTTTCCCCATATTAAATCCTCCTATATTTTTTATAAATTTAGAGTATTAATACTTCTAATCTTTTCTTATAAACTTATAAATAGTAGTATCACTCTATTTATTACTTAACCATTTCTAAAGCCTGCTCCAAAACCTTAGCTCCATTTACCAGCCCATAAGCTGCTGAATCAATTACAGCTACTGGTATCCCATATTCACCTGCAATCTTCTTAAATTCATTTTCCTTATATCTGATTTGAGGACCTAATAAGACAACATCATAATCCTCTACTACATCTTCAAATACATCTACCGCCTCAGCTTTAATAAATGCTTCTAATCCCTTAGTTTCAGCCGCCTCCTTCATCTTTTCTACCATTAAACTAGTACTCATCCCAGCATTACAAGTTAATAAAATCTTCATAAAATTTACCTCCTTAAATTAAATAATTTAGATAAAGTACTATCTTATATAGATATGTGAATTTAAAATTTTAAACTCACATATCTATATTATAAACTTATATTTAGGAAAAACTATTTAGATTATATTCTTAACCCCTTATAAGCATACAATTCTATACTAGTAGTGTACACCACCTTCTTAGACAAAAATATTTTTTATAGATCATGAAAAATTAAAATCAAACCTACTTCTTAACTATATCCTTATCATCTTAAAAATAGTAAGTCAAATTTTAAATTTACATACCCAATCATTATAAACTTATATCTTTGGCAAGAGCTATTTAGACTGTATTTCGTTATATTATAATTATATAGCCCTATACTAGTGGTGTATACCACCCTCTGGAACAAAAAATATTTTTCATCTATAATTAGTATAACAAAAGTTATTTCTGTTTTCAAGTAATTTTTCTTTTATTAAGGCAAATAATAGAATTATCCTTTAAAATCCTCTTCATCTATCCAACAATTTTTATGAAATAACTTAACTTTATTTAGTAAAAGATATAAAAAACGTGGAAGACTCCACTCTTAACAAGCGATACTTCTTTTCCTTGCTCCCACCATATTCATCACTTCTATGATTAGTTAAAGGTGACAGAAATTGATTGATTAGATATCCATAGGCAGCATGAATCTCAATAATATCAAACCCAACCTCCTTAGCTCTGATTGCTCCTTTTTGAAAGGCATGGATGGTCTCTTTAATCTCTGTTATAGTCATCTCCTTGGGAGTATGTATATCCTCTCCATAGGTAATTGGGGAAGGTGCAATAATCTCACCATTTAATTTAGCCTTACGCCCTGCATGGGCTAGCTAGATACCAATCTTTGAACCATTTTGATGGACTGAATCCATTAACCTCTTTAACCCTTCAACCTGTTGATCATTCCAAATCCCCAAATCATAAGGTGAGATACGACCTTGAGGTGTTACTGCTGTTGCTTCAGTCATTCATAATCAGCCCCACTTGACCTACTGCTCTATTAGTATAATGGGTTAAATACCAATCGGTTGCCTTTCCATCTTCTTTTTCAACAAAATACATACACATTGGTGACATTACAATTCTATTCTCAATTCAACACTTTTGATTTTATATGATGAGATGAAGAGTACTTGAGCAGTAGTATTATCAATATCTAATAATAAAATTAATAGATAAGCTAGAATTGGTCTGATAATTAAGCAGATAAGACTAGCTATATAAACATCTGCCCCCTACCAGCATTATAAAAATCCACAGTATGAGTTATCAAAGTCTGAACAAGTAAGACCCTAATCTGTACAGAGATAGTGTAAGTAGCAAAAGAAGTCTCACCAAAAACTAAAGCTATTAAAGGAAGAGAAAAGTTCCCTAAATTATAGAACATAATAGTATTTTTAAAAGCACTTTCTTTTGCTATAGTGTATCCTCATAATTTTGAAATTATCACACTTACTACTGCAAGACCTATAAGAAACAATGCTGCAAATAACAAAACCTTTAATAGCCTTGTATCTATCATAATCTCATATATCTTCACAAAGACTAGAGAAGGGACAAAGATTTTACTTAAAGAATTGATATCAAACTTGAGCTTTTTAGCCAATAGATAACCTAAAGTAATTATTAAAAAAATTGGTGATATGTTATTAAATAGTACAAATAAAAAGACCTCTACTTGTCTTCCTCCTTATTATTCTAATAACTCCTTATCAATAGACAATTTAAGCAACAATATTATAGTTCAAGATAAATGTATATACCCCTTCTAACAAATACAAAGAGAAGGACTTACCTTAAAAACTCAAGATAAGTCCCCTCTCCAAGCTTAATCTTGCTCTTTGTCTTCTGCTATTATTGCACCATTACTTGTAATGACATCTCTATACCAATAGAAACTCTTCTTTCTGATTCTTCTTAAATCTTTTAAGTCAAATTCCTCTCTATTGACATAGATAAATCCATAACGCTTACTAGAACCTTGGTGAGTACTAACCAAATCTATTGCTGACCATGGACAATAACCAAATA
It encodes:
- a CDS encoding PTS sugar transporter subunit IIC, translated to MGKNKFFDFLENKFMPVMGQISNQRHLRAVRDGLISTIPFTIVGSAALILRFPPVDPSRVGSNPNFLIRLLLVWKSWADANGDAIMMPFQMTMALLGIFAVIGISYSLAKTYKLNPLSSIGMGLMSYLLVSAPATDGTLSMAYLDAKGLFTAIIIGILSVELLKFLEEREITIKMPDGVPPAVASSFATLIPAFILMTIFYFISLIIQSTTGMLLPQAIMAMMAPAVNAVDSPFGVFFFALLCQLLWFTGIHGASTVGAIQQAFLDQNWMRNAELRVAGESMKYVYTTPFWSYFVVIGGSGATLALVFLYLKSRSKQLKSIGKLSLLPSLFNINEPVIFGSPLVLNPIMFIPFVFVQPILGVIAYFVVKFGWVGKAFINPPWTTPAPIGAFLSTLDWRAGVLVIVLAALGGLMYYPFFKAYEKQLVDKEREEQQDDIAEGSISL
- a CDS encoding PTS sugar transporter subunit IIB — encoded protein: MKILLTCNAGMSTSLMVEKMKEAAETKGLEAFIKAEAVDVFEDVVEDYDVVLLGPQIRYKENEFKKIAGEYGIPVAVIDSAAYGLVNGAKVLEQALEMVK